In Erigeron canadensis isolate Cc75 chromosome 8, C_canadensis_v1, whole genome shotgun sequence, the DNA window TCTCATGCCACATATTAAACTGAATTCACGGGTTACGGGAATCAGCTATGACGGGCCAACGTCCGAGACATGGTCGTTATGGAATGGCATTGCCGAAACATGCCCTCCTAAAGGGAAATGGAATGTTACCGTGGAGGATACTCGAACCACCCTAACCCGGGTATGTATGGATAAAAGGATATGTCATTTCCTtaagtttataaaagaaaatgctaaatgcaGTCCCATGAATGAATACACTTAGcgtttatgaaaaaaaataaaattacactaTTTTATGTACCAACACTACTACTTAAGTAGTAAAGCCTAAAATAAATCTACATACATATACGTAGttatcatgtttttctttggtTTTATACAATTAATTGATGAGATTTATTTATTAGAATTACATATTTCATCACCTGCAGGTTTACAATGTGGACTTTGTGATTCTGTGTTTGGGAAGATTCAAAGACGCACCAAACATGCCAGAATTCCCTGCTGGAAAAGGTCCAGAAGTTTTCCAAGGCAAAGCGATACACTCCATGAAATACGCAACCATGGATCACGACGAAGCTGCAGAATTCGTCAAAGGGAAGAAGGTCGTTGTGGTGGGGTTTGGAAAAACAGGTCTTGATATTTCTAGGGAGTGCGCGTCGGTCAATGGTAATTATTAGTTGCATCTGGTCATATATTGCCACATAATATTgataattaaccttaattcTCATGTAATGTAATGGTATCCAACTAAGCTTGCAACCTTAAATATTTAGGCCCGGAACTTCCTACGACAATATTGTATAGGCGTGATCACTGGAAGCTACCGGACTGGGCTCCATGGGGATACCCCATGACGTATTTCTATTTTAACCGCTTCTCTCAGCTTTTGGTTCATAAGCCCGGTGAAGGTTTTCTGCTCAGTCTCCTTGCCACGTTACTTTCACCTTTAGTAAGTCTTTCATATATATGGTCTATATATGTAACAGATATggacaacttttatttttctatatgttggttttataattatagattTTCTTCATTACCAAAACACATGGTAACTGACTCTGTGTGTTTAATCGATCACTACTAAATGTAATTCGTAGCGTTGGGGAGTCTCGAAGCTTGTTGAAAGCTATGTGAAAAAGAAGCTTCCTCTTGCTAAGTATGACATGGTGCCACAACATAGTCTCTCAAAAGACATGCGCTCGTGTTTGATCCTGTATATGCCGGATCCAGACAACTTTTTTGATACTGTTGAAAAAGGAAGCATCAAGTTGAGGAAATCTCAGAGTTATAGTTTTTATGAAAAAGGGATTTTGACCGATGAGACAACACAGATAGAAGCAGATATTGTTATTTTTGCTACCGGATTCAGAGGTGAAGAAAAGctcaaaaatgtttttgaatcgTCAAAATTTGGTCAATTCATTGCGGGCTCACCACGAGTCCCTCTTTACCGGTAATTAACAGACATATCGAGTGGAAGATTAACAGAGACTTTATGTATATGATTGATTACTAAGTAACTATTGTGTGATCTGCAGGGAATGCATTCATCCAGAAATACCACAGCTTGCGGTTATTGGGTTTTCTGAAAGTCTTTCAAATCTTTACATATCGGAAATGAGGGCTAAATGGGTAGCAGCCCTTCTCGAAGGAGCGTTCAAGTTACCAAGTGTTGACGAGATGGAAAGAGATATCGAGAGATGGGATGAGTATATGAAACAATCAAGTGAAGAATATCATTACCGCTCATCAGTTGGCACTTTAGAGATTTGGTACAATGACCAGTTGTGCAAAGATATGGGCATGAAACCTATGAGGAAAAGTGGAATGTTGGCTAACCTTTTCGAACCTCATGGTCCCATGGACTATGCCTAAAATTGAACCCGGTTGAAAGACATTTCATCTTCAATCTCTTAACCAGTAGGCTTCATTTAGAGGCTATACATTACTAAGGTTTATGGATTCATTATTTCAAGCTAGGGTCGGCTTGTTGCCGGCTTACCTTCCATTTCTATGTAAAATTTCCATCTCACTTTAATTGTCCAAATTTGAATTGTCATGTCTCTTGTCTTgtattttgaccgtaaatattttcgtttatttttttataacactTGTTATAAAATCTATGAATGgattgatttttaaatatatacttttctttgatataaatttcatcaactaatataaaacacaaataaacatatttaccttcaaagtttaaagaaaaaacttgaaaatcaaaatataacatttaaagtGGGACGGAGAGAATATATCTATGGTCAAATCTATCTacacttaaaaaagaaaaataaaaaatagcaGTTCCTAAACCATGTCGCCAAACCTACTAGTATAAATGCTTCTATATCCTCTCCCTTGATTGAAACTCAAATAGTTATCATGTCTTGATTCATTTGTTCTTGTTCTTTTCGGTATAATGCAAGTCCCTTTCGTGTGAGCataatatgatgatgatgatgatgatgatgatgatgatgatgatgatgatgatgatgaagaagaagaagaagaagaagaagaagaagaagtaatgAATAAAGTAATGAATAATGTTGATTTTGGCTGAACTTTTTGACTTAATACATGCACCATATATCTATGATCTATCTATCTACATTGCTTCATAGTAAGGATCGATTAATTCAAAACCAATGCCACTGTGTCAAAAAGATATTTTGTTTACAAGAGTTTCCGTACACGAAGAGAAATCACTTGCGAAAAGATGAactttaaaattatacataaaataaaaatttatatatacttattagcGTTTGAAGTTGAATTAGTCCataaaaattgaatatttttactCAAAATATCTAATTGATGGAACCTATTTACTTTTTGGCAATTAAAAGGatttacttttaactttatttataataaaggtAACATTGTTAATTTTTACTcgtttagatttttttttatacaacaaCTAGATTATATCCCGCGTAATTCAcggataaacatatataactaatcaAGTACTAATATTTTAAGATATCTTATtgacaaattgtaaataaataGTGTTGAAAAACAGTAATgttatatttgttcacatatgaTTAAATGAGTTTAAGTTGATTTAGAAAAAGAGTTGCATTATgtagatattaaaaaaagaaagagattaGCGACCAGTTTATCCATATATCGaatctttatattatatttgtatcattttgttaatttaacaaatacaaataaaaaaagttgaaatttgGTGATGTTGTCattcttataactttttattttttgattattatagacactatatataaatcagatatatgttttatttaaatatcataagatATTAACCGATGTAAAGTTAAGTACTTATAATTATAGctgatatttaattattatgttactAATATTAATATCTGTGCATGTTGCACTGTCGACTTATAATTATGTGTATTTATATTCcattttatttataacaaaCATCAAAAATCTATTTGATGCATAGGGAATTAAGTGCAagttaaaacatttttaaacaatAGTTATAGTAAGTTTGCTACCATATCGATCTATACACTTATGTTTAGGCAATAAAATGCAATGTATATACATTTAAAACCTAAAAGTAGTGATTCGAAATTGATGAAAAAATTAATCTTCTTAAAAGTATATGTAGGCATTAGAATTGGAAGAGTCATGTCggtataaatatattattaatccAAATAATGGAGTATTGGatataatgataatgaaaagaaagtaaaagtTGGAGTTAACACGGATAAGGAAATGATGAGTGTTTATTTAGggatatatattcttttaactattatttataaggaaTATCTATACCTTTTATACCtactttataaagaaaataaccttttttttatttttaaaaatgttgaaCGTTACACCATGCAATATTACAAAAATACCTTTTTATTAAATCGCCATCTTCTTCACTCTCTAATTTAAATCTCCACTATTTTAATTACATCACCACTCtcttaactcttaaaataactacattgtATATCAACCACATTAACTTCAATAGTCTACActactcgtcgtcaccaccacatGTCGCTGCCGTCACCCGtcaccaccgcattgcgcgggcaACATGCTAGTAGTAATCTATATTTGTTAGTTACGAATATAtagtaatttatgtttttaatgaatattttaaaaggtttttttaatatgtatgaCATAAATGACACTTGTCGCTTTAATATAGTGTTACATGTCGTTTAATGAAGActacaatcatgttttagtttattggtagatatgataaaaacatatataaagtcataacttaaaaacaactaaaaatatcaaaaaagtgaattttaaaaataatataaagtttatgaattagttttcataattatatcatcaaattaattgtttattataattataaaatgtagaAACTTACTTTCCATTATTAATGaccatatttaaatttattaaattaaaatttaatctaaaaaagttataaaaagtataagacATCATCATTATGATCTAATAGttctaaataaaagttaatataacATTTGCAAAATTTGACTCGTTTGACTTGTACTTTAACGCGATTAAATGTGACTAAATGTAATTTCATTTCAAGATTTGGTGAAACCTTATTTACTTTGACCCGATGACCTAAACGTGCAAATTGACTTTCAAATTTAGTTAGTTGAAATAATTTAACACCTCTTTGACGATTTTGTGACGTTTGACGTATTAGTTGAGAGCTTGGACCGTGCTAGTCGATTTTATAACACAAGACGACTTTTAACATAGCTAGTAATGTAATCTGGTCGACCCAAGAACCACCTAAATTGACCCAACGCTATCTAAACCCCCTATCTCACCCATCCACTCCCTCATCCACACATTCACTCTCACTTACTCTTTTCTCTCCATCTCTTCCCCTATTGAATGCAAGACCAAATCTTCCTCTCTCTGAAGTTCTTGATCATTTTGATAGGATCTATACAAAAATCATTATCGTTATCATCAATTAATCATCATATCAAGAGTTGGAGTTCCAAAGTGCAAGAAATCTCCATATATAGCTACCTTTCGGATTTGGTCATTTGgaggaagatttggtaagttaatTCTATCTCAAATTTATCAATTCACGCTTGTAAACATGTTTCTAGTCATATTCAAGTGTTCTTGGTCTAATTACGAGTCAAAACCGAACTTGGGTCTAGCTAGGGtttcgaattagggtttgtgtGATCTCAAGATATTTGAGTTATAGATTTGGTGTTTGTATCGAATTTAAGATATGGGTTATTTTCATTTATGTCAAGTTATGCTTGTTTAAGCTTCAAAATGAGTTTTGGAACCTCAAAAGTCGAATTGCAAGTCAAAAATGAAGTTTGGGTAGTGTTTAGGTCTTGTTTGGTCTTGTTGGTTGGTTGAACCGGATTTGGTTCCTTACGCCGTGAAAGTCGAAATTCAAGAAATCGTGTGAGGCAGTGAGTTTTCTAACACTGTGAGGTGAGACTCTCGCGCCGTGATGGGTTTGTACATGTCGCGTCGCGATACTGGATCCTCACGCCGCGAGTCTGTTCTGTTTTCACGTCACTTTTCAAAACTACATGCCTTAGTTGCAACATGTGTGTCAATCTCATGTATAGAAACTCTTGAACTAAGTGTACATAAATTAACATGCAAAATCGCTATAAGTGAGCCAATGTTATCTTGTGCTTGAATATGATGAAATTTTATGAAGATCAAGATAGTAAGTGGCGTAGTGCAATGATTGCCACTTTGACCATGTGTGCGATTGTGCTTAAATGATTAAATTTCATGTGGCTATGTCTAGAGCAAGTTCTTATACATGAACATGTGTACATTCCCTATGCTTATGTGTGAAAACTATATGTGGTGCATACCTAGATAACTCAAAGAAATTTAAACAATATGTTTGCCCATACTTTATTGATTGCATACTTCATGAAAGAAAAATTGGTTAAACAATCAAGAAAAGTGAGTATCTAAGCATGACGTTGCCACGTGTCTCATATGTAAAATCTATCTTTGTGCATACATGGTTGATCATGTACATGCTTGAAAATATATTGAGAAATAATTGTGTGCATATTTGGAAACATGGTCATGTCATACTTGAATCTTGAATCTCGATAAAGAAATAAGTGACATAATGGGATATAGTTTGAAAACACAATTCATGCATTGCGATCATATTTGAAAACGAATTGGCTTCTCCATGTACTTATATGAATCCTTCGTAATTTGATACGATAATATGTTAATATGAGGGAGACAAAATATGAGAAGCAAATGTTGTGGGACCTTGGCATATGATGACCTAAAACGTATGATCAAAATCATTTTCATGTTCCTTATTTGAGTCTTGTCCACCAaagtatattaaatgaaatGTGAAGATTGACATTGATGTATAATTTGAGGGGGAGCTACAATCTAGGGGGAGGTAaaatattattgcatgtatatTTCTATGCATACTCACTTGCCTCTAAATGTGTTGTGTTAGTATAATATCTTGATTCATGCTTCATGATTTATGACTTATGTGCACATCGGTGGCATTAATTGAATATGTGTATTGTGCCTATATCACTTTCATACTTGTATGTGCTTATGATTCTTGTCGGTAGGTAACTTTCAAGGGGAGCTATCGTTAGGTACCCACATGTCCCACGGATCGAAACCTAGGCTCTAATACCTATTTCCCTTCTTTTTGATTCGACAAAGGGGGGGAAGCATGTAGGTATGTTATGTAGTTAACATGACCAGTTATATAGAACATTTACCTACATGTGTTATATTGTTGTCATCATCAAAAAGGGGAAGATTGTTGGTACATACATGgtttaataaagttataacATTTATAAGGCACTCAttagttttgatgatgattaagaACATACCACATGAAGGTAAGTGTTAAATATAATTGATCATACGTATATTCTTACATGCTTCAACATCCTTCTAAAAAACGTTTTATAAAGACGCAAAGTAGCACTATCTATAACGTCGATCAATGTGTGGTGTGCCATAACAATTTATAGAATGTGTAAGATGGTATTAATAATGATTTGGGCATACATACGCTAATTCggaaccaaaaatgatgaaaaCGTCAAGTTTGAGTTAAATGTAGCAAGTTGTCGAGGCACGGCCTCAGTTCAGAGCACGGCTCCAGAGGACGGCCTCATGTCCTGTAAAGGCCGTGCTCCTTCTGTCCAATTCACTAGTTTTTCACCCGGCCATCGTTACACATTTCCGTGAACCCAAACTTGCTCCATAAGCTTATATTGATGTTCTAAGATGTTTACAATTGAAAGATTTCAAAAACAACAACTTTCGTTTTTCGCCAAATTTGAGAGtcgaaaattttctaagtataaaagagcacggctcttgttcAGGGGACGGCTCCGGTGGACGGCTCTTGTAGGAACAAAGGTCGTCCCTGTTCTGTCCAAATTAATGAGATTTACCGAGCACTCGTTACATATGTTCATGACCCGAAACTTGCTCCTAAGTCTTACATTACCATTCTAAGATGTTTGTAATTGTTAAAATCCAAAtctaaacactttgaattcTCACAAAAATTGGAGgctaaaatttttctaagtgttgaaggtcaacaaaagtcaatgttaattaaatggTCAAAATTGGTCAATATATAGATGAGATctgatttttatatgaaatt includes these proteins:
- the LOC122580171 gene encoding probable flavin-containing monooxygenase 1 — protein: MERKQVAIVGAGISGLLACKYCLSKGFNPIVFDLESEIGGVWSKTIKTTRLQAPKGLYQFSDFPWPDSVTDHFPTQQQMLDYFRSYANHFHLMPHIKLNSRVTGISYDGPTSETWSLWNGIAETCPPKGKWNVTVEDTRTTLTRVYNVDFVILCLGRFKDAPNMPEFPAGKGPEVFQGKAIHSMKYATMDHDEAAEFVKGKKVVVVGFGKTGLDISRECASVNGPELPTTILYRRDHWKLPDWAPWGYPMTYFYFNRFSQLLVHKPGEGFLLSLLATLLSPLRWGVSKLVESYVKKKLPLAKYDMVPQHSLSKDMRSCLILYMPDPDNFFDTVEKGSIKLRKSQSYSFYEKGILTDETTQIEADIVIFATGFRGEEKLKNVFESSKFGQFIAGSPRVPLYRECIHPEIPQLAVIGFSESLSNLYISEMRAKWVAALLEGAFKLPSVDEMERDIERWDEYMKQSSEEYHYRSSVGTLEIWYNDQLCKDMGMKPMRKSGMLANLFEPHGPMDYA